In Mastomys coucha isolate ucsf_1 unplaced genomic scaffold, UCSF_Mcou_1 pScaffold9, whole genome shotgun sequence, the genomic window TCATCTGATAGGACTGGCTCCCCAGTGAAAAGGAAAAGAGCTAAAACAACTGTTAGCAGGTCACTTGAGCCAACTACTAAAAGGGTAAGTGGTAGGCAGGACAGGAAGTAAGCTAGAGATTTCTTTCTCCTCGCCTCATCAATAGTTGTAGAATCTATCCTTCAACCTTCCTCCTCACTTcagtctaataaaataaaaataaattagcactgcttgtcatttatttatgtgctactttaatatttgtattattaAAGATTAGGTTGGTAAGTCTATTTTTAAATACATCAAAATAATCTTGGCTATcctctctttaaatattttgtttttaaattttgtgttacACATATAAtcctctttaaattttttgtttttttaaattttatgttatgcatatgattgttttgcctgtgtgaatgtatatggACCAGATGCATGCCTGatacccacagagatcagaagtggatgccctggaactggagttacagatggttgtggccaccatgtaggtgctgggaaccaaacctggatcgttgtagagccacctctccatttcTTGCTGTAGTCACTCAACGGCCTTTGCACCTTGCCCTGCACTCAGCCTCTGTCTACAGTATAACTGATTTAcctgccttccctttcctcttgggTTCTGTGCAGATGTTTCTCCATGCGTATAAACTTGAAAACTGTTCTATGTTGTAAGTGGTTGTACCATGAAGGTAGTAATAACCGTGAGATATGCTTTCACTTCCATTAGTCATCTGGCTGTTAAGTAGCAGCAACACTCCAAAATGACTACAAGTGGCACAATTAGCTGAGAATTCTCTTACAGATGTACatctaaaaattcattttctccaaAAATGTCGCCCTAGTGGGAAAGTGTTCTATCCCTACTCCCAAGTATGGCCTAGGGAGGGCTTTAATTATTTGCCACTTTGATTCTTTAGCACTTCCCTCTTAACTCATCTGGTAACTTGGAGACTTCATAGTAAAATGTGATCGTAAGTTATTAgactggggacatagctcaatGCCacaatgtttgcctagcatggaAAGAACTCGCAGCTCTATCCCtagaactgaaaacaaacaaatgagtgaTACATTACTTTGTAGAAAGCTGTGCCATCAAATATCTAATATAAAGCTTTGGTCACAACCAATAACACAGGCGAAAAAGAACAGCttatccactttaaaaaaaaaaaaaagtgttgccaggcagtggtggcacacgcctttaatcccagcacttgggaggcagaggtaggtggatttctgagttcgaggccagcctggtctacagagtgaattccaagacagccagggctacacagagaaaccctgtctcggaaaaaccaaaaaagaaaaaaaaaagtgtccttcCAGCAGCCTGAGTTCTATTCAGATGTGAATCTCAGTAACAACAACTTCAAGTGGCTTAGGGTTTTCAGTTTATTGACGACAGCTGCAAATCAAGCACAAACCAAACCCTGCTGGCAAGCACAAGTAGTTACTGTAGTCGTAGTCTTATTCACACTGAAAATTCAATATGAAGATGTTGTTCAAGATTGGCATTGTGCTACACCCAAAGAAAACTTAAGGTGCCAGTACAGGAGCAAAAAGACTTTTAATCAGtgcccatgtcctctgcatcctTCATGGGAGCCCTTAGGTAAAACTACAACCCTTATGCTAAAATGCAAAATCTGTCTAATGAAAGCTTTGATGTGTgtgatttgctttctttttaattcaaaattcCCACGACATGGAGATACAGGAGAGTGTCAAAAGCAGCTGTTTCAGGCATGaagaggtttttttcttctttctgccttccaagtttcATGACTTGTAGGGTTCAgactacatttaaaagaaaaaaaaaaaagccttaaaaacCTCTCATGACAGAAAAGAGGAAGACaccaataggaaaaaaaaaaaaaaaaaaacccaaacaagaaaagaaacttgaaaatttGGGGTGGGGATCAAATGAAAAGAATTTCCTAATTCAGTTCCTTGAGTTCCTAGTTCTCTGCTCCAGACCCCAGCAGCAAGATCCCAGCTCAGAGCCTCTGCTCTAGACCTTCCTAGACACATGGCTTTCAAAGCAGAGAAACTAATGGACACAGTTAGGGTACATCGTAGATGGCACTGAACAACACTTAATGAACTAGTGAAATCCTAAGAGGTCTTAAACATAAAGCATGCTGCAGAAGAAATTAGCCACCAGACAAACAGTGGACAGAAATCTGCTCTTCATCCTTGAGGACAGGATTCCACTACTACAACCTCTGTATTTCAAAACAGATGTTTCTTGACTAGGACgagggctgtttgtttgtttaatcttgTTATAACTCCACTGCTTCCTACTCTTGGCATTTTCCAGCTGCTAATGAGTTCTCTACTAACCACTTATGTACCTGGAGATCTAGTATGCAGGtggtatggtggcacacgcctataaccacagcacttaggaggactGTAACAGTTTGGAgcagagccagggctacagagcaagatcaTGGAACGGGATTGATGATAAAACTGCTTTCATGTTTCTTAATATTATCTTACGTTTCCACAATTGTTACATCATTTATATGACCTAGATAAGAAAGTTACTACAGATGAGATTATTAATCAGAAAAAGTGTCAATAAGTAATAAGTGCAAAGTAATAAGTGTGGCATCGAATGTCGTTGATTGAAGCCCTGGGGGGCAGAGGTTAGCCTGATCTAAacggtgagttctaggccatccatgtctacagagtgagaccctgactcaaacaaacaaacaaacaaacaaacaaacaatattatAATGacaagctgggctggagagagagctcttcTCTTAAAGGCTAAGGCTCACAACCAAAGgataaaaatacaatgaaacccattattttaggttctaaccaaacaacaacaataaaaccactaatacacacacacacacacacacacacacacacacacacacacacacacacacacacggcaactCCCCAGATAAAGCCCAGAAGCTGGAGTAAAGcaggttttctatctcctttAGTTTCAGAAAGCTGCACTCAAAGGACATTTAAAATGCAATCacgcccacccacccactcttctcCAAAATTTGCTCACACAAAACCATTAGGCAGACATTAAAGTGAACAGGAAATAACATGACCAGAAATAACAGGTGTGGCATCACCTCTGGAGAAGCTTTGCAGCTGTGAACGAATGCAGATAACTGTCCAGACAAAAGAACACCAGATCAGGGCTTGGAGCCAATACAATAGTCCTTTCTCACTCAGTCAGAGCGGGcaagctttgctttgcttttcctttcttttcctttccctttcctttaaaaacaaacaaacaaacaaacaaacaaacaaaaaaacaggaccaGCAGCTGCCCAGACTAGCCTAGATCTCAGTTTGGGCTGAGAAGaacttgaactccagatcctcttgcctccaccactccagtgctgagattagtGGCATTTACCACAGTGCTTGGCCTCATATCccattttggtttgttgttgttgttgttgatttttaaagatttatttcatgtttatgagcatactgtagctgtcttcagacacaccagaagagggcatcagatcgcatgacagatggttgtgagccaccatgtggttgttgggaattgaactcaggacctctgggagagcagtcagtgctcttaactgctgagccatctctccagcccctcattttgTTAAGAGACTTACACTATTTCAAACTCTGGAAAAACCCAAAAACATGTTGCATAGAACCCAACATTGCTGAAGCCAAGTGCTTATGCTAAGGTATTTATATGTGAGATGATGTCATACATTATATGTATctgaaatcattttattaatgTAAGTTAGGCTTGCAGCTGGGGAGACGGTAAGCAGCTCTTGCTTCTCTTATAGAGGACTCAGGCTCTGTtcgcagcacccacatgacacCTTACAACAGCCTCTAACTCCAATCCtgaggatccaacatcctcttttggcctctgagagcTACAGgaatgtacatggtgcacatatgtatgtgcaggcacaatactcatatacataaaataaataaattttatttaaaaagaaaaaaggtgaggtgtggtggcatgcacctttaatccaagcacccAGGAGGGAGAGGTAGCAGGATCTCTgtggttttgaggccagcctgctctttcAAGCTCAAGGGCatccaggactatatagagagtctccaaaaaaaaaaaaaaaaaaaaaaaaaaaaaaaaaaaaaaaaggaagccttAAAGTGGGTGTGCAGCAGTGGGAGACAACCACCAATTTGCCTGGCTGGACAACAGAATGAAACGCTGCTcagtcactcacacacagagacactcaggCCTTTCCTACACAGCATGTGTTAATACGTAATTCTGCTAAAGAACAAGTTTGTATCCTGTCATGCAGATTCTATAGATGGCTTTCACTTAGCTATAAACCTACCTGTACTTCAAGTGCCTTTCATTTCACTTCCGTTTTAAGTGTAAGACGCGGTCATTTTACAATGTCCTTGATGCATTATGTTGAAAATAAGCTGGTACAAAAGGAGATTAGACTCTGAGATTCTTGACAGTCTGAGGGTGCCGCTTAAGCCTTGCTCAGACCTCATTTATCCTTGCTTGACATGGGATTCAGGTTTACTTGCCTACTTCAGCTGAGAAATAGGcatattttgacaaagaaggatactggaaagaaaaagagggacaaAACACTCCAAAGGTAGAGTGGCAAGAAGTCATTTTAACGTGGGAGGAACGCACCGATGCCCTTACGCAGTAGACTTGACTTGCATTGGCCATGCTAATGGTACAGTTCAGAAGTTAATGTACATGATGACCTTGCTTCGCCAGGGAAGGTTGTAGGAGGTGATTTCAGTGTATTAAAAGGCTCAGATCCTCCTATGGCTTAGATGCTATAAAGACTCACTTGAAGACAGTCATGACACTTTAGCTGTCAAAGGACTACATCCATTCTATGAATTGACTTAAATCCCTAATGACTCCAAATTCTGAGGAAATAAGTCTCAAAAGTACCATATGTGCTGCCTTCCAAGGCAGATAACTAATATTATGACACTAATACTGTCCTTCTCTTTGTGAGCACTCAATAGGCTCCcccttatttaaaaaattatcatttctaATCTTAGTTTCCTTTCTCCTAATATCAAAATGAAACAGGGAAAGAATTTTAGTAGTTTTGTCCCACTATGATGAAAACTACCTCACCCAGAAACAACTGGTCTAAGCATAGCGCCTTCTTAGAAACAGTGCTTTCAAGCCAACTATTaatatggagagaggaagggggtcTTATAAGTCGGGCAATAGAAGCATATGAATCAGTGGTTATGTTTGACGGGTCCTTTTGGGTAAAGGGCAGAAACTACATCATAACCTCAGAAGATTTAGAAACAAACACTTATGTTTCTTTAGATTAACAATGAAAATCAGATACAATGGGAGACATTTCAGAGATTATTATTCACCAAGTCCTTATAGCCAAAGGGAAAACCTGTAAGCCCCTTTAAGCATCATTAAGAAGGCTGTGTTACTATcatcttgtttcttttaataaaagcaaTGACTTGTGACATGTAAAGAAAGTGAGCCAAACGCGCACAGTATACCCACCACACCCctcaaaaataattctttttaaaagggtTTGATAAGGAGCTGTCAAAAAAAAGAGTTGAGCCTAAGGACAGGCATGACTTGGGAGAGTCAAGGGAACTCCCGGCTCACACAACCCCAGACTGTGTCCCCAGATAGGAGACAGGAAAAGGGAATCAGGTGGAGAAACCGCCTGGATGCTTCGGGAGTGGAAGGCGGGCGCGGTCGCTCTACCCACCTCCCGGCTAGGTACCCGTCCAGCAGTCACCGGGGACGCCGGCGGACGGCCGCCCGGTCCTCCCCGCGCCCTGCAGCGCCTCCCGCCGCTGCCTCCATCCCCGCTCCTCGAGTCCCCGAGCCATCGCCCGGCGAGGGCCGTTCCCCGCGGCGCGCTCGGCACCTTTGATGACGCGCTCGGTCGTGGAGAACTGAGGGCGCCTCACGGACATGGTCTCCTCCCGGCTCCGGCGGCCCGCTGGACGCGAGCCGCCGCCTTCCTCCCAGGCGGGCTGCGCTCGGCGAGCCGGCAGCCACCGTGCCGGGCCCCGGAATACGGGGCGTCCTCGGACAGCGGCGGCCGCAGCGCCGCTCCCTCCCTGCGGCGGCGCCCGCGGCTCGGCGGCGGGGACGACCGCGTCGAGAGCTACGGCGACCGCGGCTGAGGGAGACAACTTGGGAGAGCAGGGCTGCGCGCGCCCGGAGCCCCGCGTGCTCGCCTCCGCGCTCACAACTTCCCGGCGGCCCCGCGGGCGGCCGCCGCGCTCTGCGCACGCGCGGGTCTCAGTtctctgctctggcttccctgcTGCCCAGCGTCGGCCTCGCGTGGGGCAGATGCTCTGGACGCCCCACCCCGACCTGTAGCTTCTCAAACCAGCCGCTGGGACTGCGGAAGCAGCTACGATCTTTGCTGATGTCCGGATTGTCAGTGGAGAGATCCCCTATCATGAACGCTTCTCTCCTTACCACTGGAGTCCTCCACCCACTTTGTCTCCGTAAGAAATTAACCATGCTACCCTGCTTCTCTGATTACCGTCTCCCGTTCACCAACACCCAAATTTTGAAACCCTGTAAACTTCGTGTTTGTTGCATACAGCTTGTATCTAGCAGCCTTCGCGCCCATCCTACTCCagttcagcacttgggagggtggAACCCTGTCTCTAAGAAGCGGTGTCTCCCTTTCTATTTACAATAGAAAGCAGAGTCACTCTGCTTTTGGGACGCTAGCCCAGATCTCCTTGAGGAAGGGAATTGACTTCTAACTGAACTTCCCTTATATGTCACCTGCCTACTTGGATACATCTATTCCACTGTGGTACAAAAACACTGTGCCTGCCTccctatcgtgtgtgtgtgtgtgtgtgtgtgtgtgtgtgtgtgtgtgtgtgtgtggtgtggagtaggtgtgtgtccatgcatgaggtgtttgtatttgtgtgtgctggTGAGCTCGCCCATAcgagcacatgtggaggtcagaggtagaGCGTCATCCTCTATTGCTTCTACCTTTAATTTAATAGACTGGGTCTCATTAAACTTGAAGTTGACATGCCAGTTAGACTGGAAGGCCAGCAAGTCCTCTCACATCTGCATGTCCCTTTTCCCCcaaagcactgagattacaaacgCTGAGGTTGTACCCAGGTTCTTTTTAATGCGGGGATTCAAACAGAACCCTATGCTTGTGTCTCACTAAGCCATTTTCCCCAGTCCCCTCCccatatgctttttgttttgttttgttcttgcgGTGATGGGGACTTGCAACACCATAGTCAAGTTTCAGCAATCTGGCTTATTTTTAGGTTAAAAACTGGTCATTATTGCTCCTTAATTAGAAGCCTAGAACTGTCTTACTATGACTGTCTTCTCACTGAGGACAGGACTTGGCCAAGCAAAaagtactttgattttttttttaaagcaatgatAATGAAATAGTGAAACTGAAATCCAAggaaatatatacaatttatagGCCAACCAGTCTTCATAGCTACTACAATGACCAATAAGTAATCATATGCAGCATTGTAAATTAAATTGTAGTAATTCAGTTTCCTCTTGTGTACTAGCCAAACTTCAAGTGCTGGCTACATTATTGGATGTGATAGGACATTTTCATCATTCTAGAAACGTTTGGCTTAGTTTGGTTTGGgaattttggggttttgtttttagaaacaggtCTTATGTCattcaggctagtctggaacttgatatgtagccaagaatgatccTGAACTACTGATCCTCTGCCtttaccttccaaatgctgggattactggtatttaccaccatgcccagccattgCAGGAAGTGCTGTGGAATAATTAAGAGACTATCAGGCAAAGACTAAGTCTTCCCTAGTATAGATTTGTGCACAGAAAGGAAGTCTAGCATATGGACTAGAATCAGACCCTAAATTGTCTCCTGTTGTTTTGACCTAAGATCTTTCACAGTAAGGCACACTTGAGTCAGGGGCCCTTCGGGGACTAAATAGAATATGGCTTTGTTTTCACAGAGCCCTGGTTTCAGGCTTCTACAATGAGAACAGTTGCGATATTTTAAGAAAGTTCTCCATTTAAAAAGCAAtcgggccgggcggtggtggcgcacgcctttaatcccagcacttgggaggcagaggcaggcggatttctNNNNNNNNNNNNNNNNNNNNNNNNNNNNNNNNNNNNNNNNNNNNNNNNNNNNNNNNNNNNNNNNNNNNNNNNNNNNNNNNNNNaaaaaaaaaaaaaaaaaaaagcaatcgggctgggcagtgatggcacacacctttaatcccagcacttgggaggcagaggcaggcagatttttaagttggaggccagcctggtctatagactgagttccaggacaaaccttgtctcgaaaaaaacaaaaaaacaaaaagaagcaaatcagAGTGTCATACCTCCATTGAACAGACCTGGAAGCAGATGCTAACACTCACAGGATTGCTAAAACCAAAAAGGTTTGGGAAAttccaaaccaaaaagaaacaatagatTATTCAATATTAATTATGGAAAGTTTATCAActacttggatttttttaaaagatttatttatttgtttagtgtatatgagtacactgtagctgtacagatggttgtgagctttcatgtggttattgggaattgaattttactTTAGGACCTccgcttgctccagtcaacctcACTCGCTCCGGTTGGCCCgcttgctcagtctctgctcgctctagctcaaagatttatttattattataaataggtacactgtagctgtgtttagacacaccagaagagggcatcagacctcactATGGgttgttgtgagctaccatgtgattgctgggatttgaactcaggacctatggaagagcagtcagtgctcttaccacttgagccatcttgtcacccccccccctttttttgagacagggtttctctgtgtagatctggctgtcttagaactcattctatagaccaggctggattcacagaaatccacctgtctctgcctcctaagtgctgggattaaacttgtGTGCCACTACACTGGATTACCTACTTGGATCTTAAATTAGAAGCACCCTCATGACATAAAAAAAatttagcactcaggaggaggcaggaggatcaaaatatttattatgtagttCTTTCTCCATTAGACTCTAAAGGTGGAGACTATATCCTGTGTCTAGGCTAGTCTTTTTATATAAGTTGCTCATTGTTTGCTGATGCAAGAATAACAAAGTtaccttcttttaaaataatttcatatgctCTTGTACACAGAGTCTGAGTGAAGTATAACTAGACATTTGgaatattgtcttagttagggtttaggGTTTCCTTGTtgtaataaagcaccatgaccagaaacaacttgggaaggaaatggtttatttcagcttatatgACATGGTCAAAGTCCTTTGTGAAAAGACATGTGTGGTATATGAGTTCAAGGTGGAAGAACTATGCCTCATATCTCATATTCAAGCCATAAGAAAGATCTAGATCTAGAtctagatagagatagagatcagcgtggtggtttgaatgaaaatggcccccataggctcatagggagtggcactattaggaagtaaggccttgttggagtagtggTGAACTTGtcggaagaagtgtgtcactggggtagagtttgaagtttcaaaagctcaagccaggcccagtgtctctctctctctgtctgtctctctattccTACTGCctatggatccagatgtagaactctcagctactccctAACACCATATTtgcttgtgtgctgccatgtttcctgctatgaagataatggactaaacctctgaaactgtaagccagccccatttaaaagCTCTTCttcataagacttgccttggtcatggtgtccacatggaaactctaagacaatcAGAGAGCATGTCGCACAGGAAGACCAAGTATTGCTTCAAGAAAGCCTCTGtattcttttctattgttttggttttggtgcaAAGTTTCAGGAATCCCagtgtggcctcaaactcaccatgtagctgaagataaccttataattttattttaaagatttattccatatttagttagttagttagttggttggttagttggttagttggctttttttttttttttgagacagggtttctcagggtaaccagccctggatgtcctggactcaatttgtagaccaggctggcctcctgcctctgcctcctgggtgctggagctaaagatatgtgccaccatgcctggctcattgttatatattaaaaactatttatatGTGCCActgcctacagagaccagagatGTTGGACACTATTGCTGgtgctggagttatgggcagttaAGAGACACTTGACATGGGTActaggaagtgaactcaggtcctctgcaaaagcaatccCCATTCTTAACCACTAggcatttctccagtcccaagccatctcttcagaccctggacttatttataaatctattttcttgagattttttaattacatgtatttattgcCTATGCACTCATATATTCAAGTTCCACTGCACACATATGGAAGCAGGAGTTGTTTTTAGATTTCCTTAGTGCTGGTCCTGGGAAATGAatgcaggtcatcaggcttgatagcaCATGACTTATCCACTGAGTATCTCAAAGTTCTGACCTTAAATTtctaatcctcttgtctctacctcctgagtgctggcatacCACCAAGTTTATGAGGCTGAGGGATGGAGTCCAGTTTTGTGCACGTCAAtgaagcactccaccaactgagctacttGCCCAGCCCTCAAGAAAACTTGTGCTTCTGTTTTAAATATCAAGTTATAATTTTAACATGATACAAATTCAACCTTGTTTTAATAAGGGAGGAGGTGATTACATGGAGaccaagagagggaaaaaaatctatataaaattaagaaattatccTGGAAAACCTCGCCCTAATGAATGTCAGTAGATGCTGACCTCTTCCTTTCATGTGCACATTTATCAGCTCAAAATAAATttaggcaggcagtggtggtgcacacctttagtctcagtacttgggaggccaaggcaggtggctctctatgaattctaggccagcctggtttacgtGGAGtgttctaggactgccagggctatgcagagaaaagaatccatcttgaaaaataaaaacaaaacaaacaaaataaactcagtCCGGTCAGATGTGGTGATGTACATCAGACTTTCTAGTCTTAGCACAGAGAGACAGCAGTTCTAGGTCATGCTGGCTACTTAGCAAGTCGTTTGGGCCAGGTAAGATCCAGTCTCagatggcaaaacaaaacaagtcatcAAGAGAGCATTTGACTAGTATAACATGGCCCCAAGTTGGATCTTCAGTGCCAGAACGATAGACAGTGGAACTAGGGATGTGGCTTGGGGGTTACCTACCATGCAGAAAATCTTAGATTTACTTCTCACACCCACATACTTTCCTATATAAAACCAACTCAGTGATTTCAGATAAGGACTTTTAAGCACAAAAGTAATTAAAGTAATGAAAGACTACTGTGCTTGACTACTTGAAAAAGATAAACACAATTAAAATgcataaaagaaagtatttgcaTTTCATCTGTCAGTATAAAGAATaccctgttcaaaaaaaaaaatcaatccctac contains:
- the LOC116084127 gene encoding uncharacterized protein LOC116084127, producing MVSSRLRRPAGREPPPSSQAGCARRAGSHRAGPRNTGRPRTAAAAAPLPPCGGARGSAAGTTASRATATAAEGDNLGEQGCARPEPRVLASALTTSRRPRGRPPRSAHARVSVLCSGFPAAQRRPRVGQMLWTPHPDL